In one window of Vibrio sp. JC009 DNA:
- the pyrD gene encoding quinone-dependent dihydroorotate dehydrogenase codes for MLYRLARTGFFQLDAEKAHDLAIENFKRIQGTPLDLVYRQTLPNRQVDCMGITFKNPVGLAAGLDKNGECIDAFGAMGFGFIEVGTVTPRPQPGNDKPRLFRITEAEALINRMGFNNKGVDQLVENVQKANYDGVLGINIGKNKDTPLEKGSEDYLICMEKTYQHAGYIAVNISSPNTPGLRSLQYGEALDDLLSDLKAKQKDLEARHGKYVPLALKIAPDLSDEEIVQICDSLVRHNIDGVIATNTTLDRSIVKGMKFAEETGGLSGRPLQSRSTEVIRMVNKELGDKLPIIGVGGIDSYVSAKEKMMAGAKLVQVYSGFIYHGPGLVRDIVKNL; via the coding sequence ATGCTCTACCGCCTAGCCAGGACTGGCTTTTTTCAACTTGATGCCGAAAAGGCACACGATCTCGCCATTGAAAATTTCAAACGTATCCAGGGAACACCACTCGATCTTGTATACCGTCAGACTTTGCCAAACCGTCAGGTTGACTGTATGGGGATTACCTTTAAAAATCCGGTAGGTCTGGCCGCTGGTTTGGATAAGAACGGTGAGTGCATTGACGCATTTGGCGCAATGGGATTCGGTTTTATCGAAGTGGGTACAGTAACACCAAGACCGCAACCAGGTAATGACAAGCCGCGTCTTTTCAGAATTACTGAAGCAGAAGCGCTTATCAACCGCATGGGATTCAACAACAAAGGTGTTGATCAGCTGGTTGAGAATGTTCAGAAAGCCAATTATGACGGCGTTCTTGGCATTAACATAGGTAAAAATAAAGACACTCCGCTGGAGAAAGGCAGTGAAGATTATCTGATCTGCATGGAAAAGACTTACCAGCATGCTGGCTATATTGCCGTTAATATCTCTTCTCCAAACACGCCGGGACTAAGATCGCTTCAATACGGTGAGGCGTTAGACGATTTGCTGTCAGATCTGAAAGCGAAGCAGAAAGATCTGGAAGCCAGGCACGGAAAATATGTTCCGCTGGCACTTAAGATCGCACCTGATCTGAGTGATGAAGAAATTGTTCAGATTTGTGACTCTCTGGTAAGACACAATATTGATGGTGTTATCGCCACAAATACCACGCTTGACCGTAGTATTGTGAAGGGCATGAAATTCGCAGAAGAGACCGGCGGTCTTAGCGGACGTCCATTACAGTCGCGCAGCACTGAAGTGATCAGAATGGTGAACAAGGAGCTGGGTGATAAACTACCGATTATCGGTGTTGGTGGTATTGACTCCTATGTTTCTGCCAAAGAGAAAATGATGGCTGGTGCCAAACTGGTGCAGGTTTACTCTGGTTTTATCTACCATGGACCTGGTCTGGTTCGTGATATCGTGAAAAATTTGTAA
- a CDS encoding NAD-glutamate dehydrogenase — translation MTERDKVVPVLLEKVYQLIQDKLETGQKPLVAQLAKHLFSHISQDDIIHRNDSDLYGAIISLWHHISETETDDMSVSVFNPTVSRHGWQSTHTIVEIVIPDSPFLVDSIKMALTRMDLTCHFILHGPTQIETDESGSVLSLNSGKGEMRSLFHLEVDRLGTKEERSELKAEIEKVLADTRLVVNDWKKMTKKLSDVINEIEKQKSQLPVPKEQVEETLQFLRWMGDHNFTFMGYKSFDVVEQKGELQLKPTEDEGLGLFSVSRRVRSVKFSEFAESARSEAIKPYMLILTKGKNASRIHRPAYTDYIGIKRFDSAGNVIGEHRFTGLYTSAVYNQSVANIPLVRQKVERILESSGYRKGSYSYKALHNILENYPRDELLQAKEEELQEVGTGVVQMQDRDLVRLFIRKDPFGRFFSCMVYVIKDRYNTKLRKQTQKILKNYFRSGQEVEFTTYFSESPLARTHYIVRVDNNNINYDVKTIEQNLMEASSTWDDRLSDAIIANMGESKGLSLAKEYMRAFPRSYKGDIMPGSAVDDIQRLEKLSDDNKLGMLFYRPQEEGVDSKVVHLKLYHRDEPIHLSDVMPMLENLGLRVVGESPYEVRKLSGTVYWILDFSMIHNSETSVDLREARDRFQQAFAQIWSGDLESDGFNRLVLGADLTGREVTILRAYARYMRQVGFPFSQNYIEQTLSDHPGLAKSLVDLFARRFDPKYKGGAKGQADLTRHITAQLDLVESLDDDRIISRYMEMIQATVRTNFYQTNEKNDHKPWLSLKLKPAEIPDIPAPVPAFEIFVYAPDIEGVHLRGGKVARGGLRWSDRQEDFRTEILGLVKAQQVKNTVIVPVGAKGGFVCKKQASFSGRDAIFAEGKRCYKRFIRALLDVSDNIIDGKLAYPENVVRHDEDDPYLVVAADKGTATFSDLANSVSEEYGFWLGDAFASGGSNGYDHKAMGITAKGGWESVKRHFREMNIDCQKTDFTCIAIGDMAGDVFGNGMLLSKHIRLQAAFNHMHIFIDPTPDSATSWNERKRLFDLPRSSWEEYDTKLISSGGGVFSRRSKSIKLTPEIQKMLGTRKASMAPNDLIQMLLQMEVDLLWNGGIGTYVKSASESNSEVGDRANDGLRINGCDLRAKIVGEGGNLGMTQQGRIEYALKGGRVNTDFIDNVGGVDCSDKEVNIKIFLNTLVTNGDLTVKQRNVILDKMENEVSEIVLEEAYCQAESISVSQQQGTSLVKEQMRFIHTLEKSGYLDRQLENIPDDETLLEREKQGVAFTRPELSVLVAYSKMLLKEQLACNAIAEDEFHKQLLAEYFPSELRGNYEKSFSNHPLKVEIIATSLANQMVNEMGCNFVTRLEEETGAEVTTIANTYAAAREIYGFADVFEQIRKLDNVATTQVQYEILYIVRRTLRRLTRWLIRNRSANSSVHELVASYNGDVTRVIQCLDDSLVPDEVQEHNELAHSWIEQGVSEEIATYVSRLSSLNSALDISTIAKESAKTVENASKLYFTLGDRLSLHWFLKQINAQPVDNNWQALARAAFREDLDWQQRQLTAQVLGCSCSVDQFEPESALESWMSSNSNALVRWENILNEFKVGSAHEFAKFSVALRELMLLNLSCSTRS, via the coding sequence ATGACCGAGCGTGATAAAGTAGTGCCGGTTCTTCTTGAAAAAGTGTATCAGCTTATTCAGGACAAGCTTGAAACTGGTCAAAAACCTCTGGTTGCTCAACTTGCTAAGCATCTGTTTAGTCATATATCTCAGGATGACATCATTCATCGTAACGATTCAGATCTTTACGGAGCGATCATCAGTCTGTGGCACCACATATCCGAAACCGAAACCGACGATATGTCGGTGAGTGTTTTTAATCCAACAGTCAGCCGTCATGGTTGGCAGTCCACTCATACCATCGTTGAGATCGTCATTCCTGATAGTCCGTTTCTGGTCGATTCCATAAAAATGGCGTTAACCAGAATGGATCTTACCTGCCACTTTATCCTTCATGGACCGACCCAAATCGAGACGGATGAATCGGGCAGTGTGCTTTCACTTAACAGTGGCAAAGGTGAAATGCGATCCCTTTTCCACCTTGAAGTGGACAGGCTTGGCACCAAAGAGGAACGCAGCGAACTGAAAGCTGAAATTGAAAAAGTGCTCGCTGATACCCGCCTGGTTGTAAATGACTGGAAGAAGATGACGAAAAAGCTTTCCGATGTCATCAACGAGATTGAAAAGCAAAAGAGTCAGTTACCGGTACCGAAGGAACAGGTTGAGGAAACCTTGCAGTTTCTTCGCTGGATGGGCGATCATAACTTTACCTTTATGGGCTATAAGTCCTTTGATGTTGTGGAACAAAAAGGGGAGCTGCAACTCAAGCCAACCGAAGACGAAGGGCTTGGTCTGTTTTCTGTCTCCCGAAGAGTCAGGAGTGTTAAGTTCTCAGAATTTGCCGAGTCAGCAAGAAGCGAAGCAATCAAACCTTATATGCTGATCCTAACCAAGGGTAAGAATGCATCAAGAATTCACCGCCCGGCTTATACCGACTATATCGGAATTAAGAGATTTGATTCTGCCGGCAATGTTATCGGCGAACACAGATTTACCGGGCTTTATACTTCGGCGGTGTACAACCAGAGTGTTGCCAATATTCCGCTGGTACGCCAAAAGGTAGAACGTATTCTGGAATCCAGTGGCTATCGCAAGGGATCTTATTCCTACAAGGCGCTGCATAATATTCTTGAAAACTATCCGAGAGATGAACTGCTTCAGGCAAAAGAAGAAGAGCTGCAGGAAGTGGGAACCGGTGTGGTGCAGATGCAGGATCGTGATCTTGTCAGGCTGTTTATCAGAAAGGATCCCTTCGGCCGATTCTTCAGTTGCATGGTTTACGTGATCAAAGACAGATACAACACCAAGCTGAGAAAACAGACACAAAAGATCCTAAAAAACTATTTTAGATCCGGACAGGAAGTGGAGTTCACCACTTACTTTTCCGAGAGTCCGCTTGCCAGAACTCACTACATAGTGCGCGTTGACAACAACAATATTAATTACGATGTAAAAACGATAGAGCAGAATCTGATGGAAGCATCTTCAACCTGGGATGACCGTTTAAGTGATGCAATCATTGCTAATATGGGAGAGAGTAAGGGACTGTCTCTTGCCAAAGAATATATGCGCGCATTCCCGCGTTCCTATAAAGGGGACATTATGCCGGGCTCTGCGGTGGATGATATCCAGCGGCTAGAGAAACTCAGTGATGACAACAAATTAGGCATGCTGTTTTACCGGCCTCAGGAAGAGGGGGTGGATTCCAAAGTGGTTCACCTGAAACTCTATCACCGTGATGAGCCGATACACCTGTCTGATGTTATGCCTATGTTGGAAAATCTGGGGCTCAGAGTTGTGGGTGAGTCACCGTATGAAGTGAGAAAGTTAAGCGGTACGGTTTACTGGATCCTGGATTTCTCCATGATTCATAACAGCGAAACTTCCGTCGATCTTAGAGAAGCGCGGGATCGTTTTCAGCAGGCATTTGCCCAAATCTGGTCCGGCGATCTGGAAAGTGACGGCTTTAACCGTCTGGTGCTGGGCGCCGATCTCACCGGCAGAGAAGTGACCATACTGCGCGCCTATGCCCGTTATATGCGTCAGGTTGGCTTCCCGTTCAGTCAGAATTATATTGAGCAGACATTGTCTGATCATCCGGGTCTTGCCAAGAGTCTTGTGGATCTGTTTGCCCGTCGCTTTGATCCAAAATATAAAGGCGGAGCGAAAGGTCAGGCGGATCTTACCAGGCATATCACCGCCCAGCTTGATCTTGTTGAGAGCCTTGATGATGACAGGATCATCAGCCGTTATATGGAAATGATCCAGGCAACGGTGAGAACCAATTTCTACCAGACAAATGAAAAGAATGATCATAAGCCGTGGCTGTCATTAAAGCTAAAACCGGCTGAAATTCCAGATATTCCGGCGCCGGTTCCGGCCTTTGAGATATTTGTCTACGCGCCGGATATTGAAGGTGTTCACCTGCGAGGCGGAAAGGTCGCCCGTGGCGGGTTGCGCTGGTCAGACAGACAGGAAGATTTCCGTACCGAGATCCTTGGTCTGGTTAAAGCGCAACAGGTGAAAAACACCGTTATTGTTCCTGTTGGCGCAAAAGGGGGCTTTGTCTGTAAGAAACAGGCTTCGTTCTCAGGCCGGGATGCGATATTTGCGGAAGGTAAGCGCTGTTATAAACGCTTTATCCGCGCACTGCTGGATGTATCCGACAATATTATCGACGGCAAACTGGCTTACCCGGAGAATGTGGTCAGGCATGATGAAGATGATCCGTATCTGGTGGTTGCCGCAGATAAAGGCACGGCAACCTTTTCTGATTTAGCCAATTCGGTTTCTGAAGAATACGGCTTCTGGCTTGGTGATGCGTTTGCATCCGGTGGCTCCAACGGTTATGACCATAAAGCCATGGGTATTACCGCTAAAGGGGGGTGGGAGTCAGTTAAGCGTCACTTCAGAGAAATGAACATTGACTGCCAGAAGACAGATTTTACCTGTATCGCTATCGGGGATATGGCCGGTGATGTCTTTGGTAACGGGATGCTGCTTTCTAAACACATTCGCCTGCAGGCGGCGTTTAACCATATGCACATTTTTATAGATCCAACTCCGGATTCCGCAACAAGCTGGAATGAACGTAAGCGGTTGTTTGATCTGCCACGATCATCCTGGGAAGAGTACGACACCAAGTTGATCTCTTCCGGTGGCGGTGTATTTTCAAGACGATCCAAGTCGATCAAATTAACGCCAGAAATCCAGAAAATGCTGGGAACCCGTAAAGCGTCGATGGCGCCAAATGATCTGATTCAGATGCTGTTGCAGATGGAAGTGGATCTTCTGTGGAATGGTGGGATCGGCACCTATGTGAAGAGTGCTTCGGAATCAAATAGTGAGGTCGGAGACAGGGCAAATGATGGCTTAAGAATTAACGGTTGTGATCTTAGGGCCAAAATTGTCGGTGAAGGCGGAAACCTTGGTATGACTCAGCAGGGGCGTATTGAATATGCACTGAAAGGAGGCCGGGTAAATACGGACTTTATTGACAATGTTGGCGGTGTTGATTGCTCCGATAAAGAAGTGAACATTAAGATCTTTTTAAACACCCTGGTTACTAACGGTGATCTGACCGTTAAGCAGCGTAATGTGATCCTGGATAAGATGGAAAATGAAGTCAGCGAGATTGTTCTTGAAGAGGCATATTGCCAGGCTGAATCCATTTCTGTAAGCCAGCAGCAGGGCACTTCACTGGTTAAAGAGCAGATGCGTTTTATTCATACTCTGGAGAAGAGCGGGTATCTTGACCGCCAGCTTGAGAATATTCCTGATGATGAAACTCTGCTTGAACGGGAAAAACAAGGCGTTGCTTTCACCCGTCCGGAACTGTCTGTGCTGGTGGCTTACAGTAAGATGCTGTTAAAAGAGCAGCTTGCCTGTAACGCAATTGCTGAAGATGAGTTCCACAAGCAGTTACTGGCGGAATATTTTCCTTCGGAGTTACGCGGTAACTATGAAAAAAGTTTCTCAAATCATCCTCTTAAGGTGGAAATTATCGCAACATCGCTCGCAAACCAGATGGTTAATGAGATGGGCTGCAATTTTGTCACCAGACTGGAAGAAGAAACCGGGGCAGAGGTGACAACGATTGCCAATACCTATGCTGCTGCACGTGAAATTTATGGCTTTGCCGATGTATTTGAGCAGATCCGAAAACTGGATAATGTTGCAACGACCCAGGTTCAGTACGAGATTCTTTATATTGTCAGAAGAACCTTAAGAAGGCTGACCCGCTGGTTAATCAGAAACCGTTCGGCGAACTCATCGGTTCATGAGCTGGTTGCATCTTATAATGGTGATGTAACAAGAGTGATTCAGTGCCTGGATGATTCACTGGTTCCTGATGAAGTGCAAGAGCATAATGAACTGGCACACAGCTGGATAGAGCAAGGCGTGTCCGAAGAAATTGCCACTTATGTTTCACGTTTGTCTAGCCTGAACTCTGCACTTGATATTTCAACCATTGCCAAAGAAAGTGCTAAAACGGTCGAAAATGCTTCCAAGCTTTACTTTACTCTTGGGGACAGATTGTCATTGCACTGGTTCCTGAAACAGATCAATGCACAGCCGGTTGATAATAACTGGCAGGCACTGGCAAGGGCAGCATTCAGAGAAGATCTGGACTGGCAACAGCGGCAGTTAACCGCTCAGGTTTTAGGCTGCAGTTGCTCTGTTGATCAGTTTGAACCGGAATCTGCGCTTGAAAGCTGGATGAGCAGTAACAGTAATGCACTGGTGCGCTGGGAAAATATTCTTAACGAGTTCAAAGTGGGTTCTGCACATGAATTCGCAAAATTCTCCGTGGCATTACGTGAGCTGATGTTGCTGAATTTGAGTTGTTCAACCAGAAGTTAA